Proteins found in one Promicromonospora sukumoe genomic segment:
- a CDS encoding sugar ABC transporter permease, whose product MSPRTAHVPRRPGQRARWFSEIGWRHLVGVVAVVYAGFPLVYVVSASLADGGTLTGSNDLFASVSGANYAALADTRFWTWMANTLVVAVATGVGTVLMGAAAAYAFSRFRFSGRRVGLTALLIIQMFPQMLAFVAIFLLLISLGNVVPGLGLDSKLSLICVYLGGALGVNTFLMYGFFNTVPREIDEAAKIDGASHAQIYWTIVLRLTAPILAVVGLLSFISTFGEFIIARVLLQSEDNWTLAVGLYGWVSSLQDANWGLFTAGAVVSAVPVLALFLFLQKYIVGGLTAGSVKG is encoded by the coding sequence ATGAGCCCGCGCACCGCACACGTCCCGCGCCGCCCCGGGCAGCGCGCCCGCTGGTTCTCCGAGATCGGCTGGCGGCACCTCGTCGGCGTCGTCGCCGTGGTCTACGCGGGCTTCCCGCTCGTCTACGTCGTCTCCGCCTCCCTGGCCGACGGCGGCACGCTGACCGGCTCGAACGACCTGTTCGCGTCGGTGTCGGGGGCCAACTACGCGGCGCTCGCCGACACGCGGTTCTGGACCTGGATGGCCAACACCCTGGTGGTGGCGGTCGCGACCGGCGTCGGCACCGTGCTCATGGGCGCCGCCGCGGCGTACGCCTTCTCGCGGTTCCGGTTCAGCGGGCGCCGGGTGGGGCTCACGGCCCTGCTGATCATCCAGATGTTCCCGCAGATGCTCGCCTTCGTGGCGATCTTCCTGCTGCTCATCTCGCTCGGCAACGTGGTGCCCGGCCTCGGCCTGGACTCCAAGCTCTCGCTGATCTGCGTGTACCTGGGCGGCGCGCTCGGCGTGAACACGTTCCTCATGTACGGGTTCTTCAACACCGTGCCGCGCGAGATCGACGAGGCCGCGAAGATCGACGGCGCCTCGCACGCCCAGATCTACTGGACCATCGTGCTGCGCCTGACCGCGCCGATCCTCGCCGTGGTGGGGCTGCTCAGCTTCATCAGCACGTTCGGCGAGTTCATCATCGCGCGGGTGCTGCTCCAGTCCGAGGACAACTGGACCCTCGCGGTGGGGCTCTACGGTTGGGTGTCGTCGCTGCAGGACGCCAACTGGGGCCTGTTCACGGCGGGCGCCGTCGTCTCGGCGGTGCCGGTGCTCGCGCTGTTCCTGTTCCTGCAGAAGTACATCGTGGGCGGGCTGACGGCGGGCTCCGTCAAGGGCTGA
- a CDS encoding deoxyguanosinetriphosphate triphosphohydrolase, translating to MAGVEQAPGKSIPPSYSAQDVERWVTEPPKSQARTPFERDRGRVVHSSALRRLGAKTQVLGAGHDDFVRTRLTHSLEVAQVGRGMGRSLGCDPDVVDTACLTHDLGHPPFGHNGETALAEIAEPIGGFEGNAQTLRLLTRLEPKVIGFDGVPAGLNLTRASLDASVKYPWAYGAGPARPDGTASRKFGVYPDDVPVFTWLRKDAPDGVKCLEAQVMDLADDISYSVHDVEDGVVAGRIDLDLMADPEERARVAEYVRSWYGEWYRVDAIDSAIGRLQEYLRGEGHLVRAFDGSRGSLASLKDMTSQLIGRFIGAAIDATRAEYGDGALTRYAARLVVPDETEHEILALKGIAVAYVMAPRGQEPRYVREREILTDLVRVLADRGPDELEPPLAADWRAASDDAARLRVVVDQVASLTDLSAIALHRRLVTPAS from the coding sequence GTGGCGGGCGTGGAGCAAGCCCCCGGGAAGAGCATCCCGCCGTCGTACAGCGCGCAGGACGTCGAGCGCTGGGTGACAGAGCCGCCCAAGTCGCAGGCCCGGACCCCGTTCGAGCGCGACCGCGGGCGCGTGGTGCATTCCTCCGCGCTGCGCCGGCTCGGCGCCAAGACCCAGGTGCTCGGCGCGGGGCACGACGACTTCGTGCGCACCCGCCTGACGCACTCCCTCGAGGTGGCGCAGGTGGGCCGCGGCATGGGCCGCTCGCTCGGCTGCGACCCCGACGTCGTCGACACCGCCTGCCTCACGCACGACCTGGGGCACCCGCCCTTCGGGCACAACGGCGAGACGGCGCTGGCCGAGATCGCCGAGCCGATCGGCGGCTTCGAGGGCAACGCCCAGACCCTGCGCCTGCTGACCCGCCTGGAGCCCAAGGTGATCGGGTTCGACGGCGTCCCCGCCGGCCTCAACCTGACGCGCGCCAGCCTCGACGCGAGCGTCAAGTACCCCTGGGCCTACGGCGCGGGCCCTGCCCGGCCCGACGGCACGGCCAGCCGCAAGTTCGGCGTCTACCCCGACGACGTGCCCGTCTTCACGTGGCTGCGCAAGGACGCGCCCGACGGCGTGAAGTGCCTGGAGGCGCAGGTCATGGACCTCGCCGACGACATCAGCTACTCCGTGCACGACGTCGAGGACGGCGTGGTGGCCGGCCGGATCGACCTGGACCTCATGGCGGACCCCGAGGAGCGGGCGCGCGTCGCCGAGTACGTGCGGTCCTGGTACGGCGAGTGGTACCGGGTCGACGCGATCGACTCCGCCATCGGCCGGCTGCAGGAGTACCTGCGTGGCGAGGGCCACCTGGTGCGGGCCTTTGACGGCTCCCGCGGCTCGCTGGCCTCGCTCAAGGACATGACGAGCCAGCTCATCGGCCGGTTCATCGGTGCGGCCATCGACGCCACGCGCGCCGAGTACGGCGACGGCGCGCTGACGCGGTACGCCGCCCGGCTCGTGGTGCCGGACGAGACCGAGCACGAGATCCTCGCGCTCAAGGGCATCGCCGTGGCCTACGTGATGGCGCCGCGCGGCCAGGAGCCCCGCTACGTGCGCGAGCGGGAGATCCTGACCGACCTGGTGCGCGTGCTGGCCGACCGCGGACCCGACGAGCTGGAGCCGCCGCTCGCGGCGGACTGGCGCGCGGCGTCCGACGACGCCGCGCGCCTGCGCGTGGTGGTGGACCAGGTCGCCTCGCTCACCGACCTGTCCGCCATCGCCCTGCACCGGCGCCTGGTGACACCGGCCTCGTAG